A single Dermacentor albipictus isolate Rhodes 1998 colony chromosome 3, USDA_Dalb.pri_finalv2, whole genome shotgun sequence DNA region contains:
- the LOC135908461 gene encoding sperm-specific sodium:proton exchanger-like isoform X2 — translation MNSLIGQEGEVEFSLHDRQVSMIIILLVAVVAGVCRALRRFVNIPVVAVVVALGFGTGRLVGGYNLKEKVLPVTDLHIRELLFLYLPVLAYTGSINLRGHLFRQCFWQCVLLGFGGLLFSTLLFMLYMSGTRDAEKQHLAETVLISLLTCCPELMFVSDMNALSSARSHILETIIMGEPLVGATVLWMAYRFSTLPEKLTIYGFLKTVTCTLLVGPLVGKCIGHALAMAMISLAQDLPVSFVVSAISVIATWAFSEQFMHGAGISTIISMGIATSAHSAATVYNPVALKKFWMLIRYGYNVVVIFLSAYRIGRDTREYLSWHEIMSPVNAYVAKIGVRFVTIIVLYPLLVSVGYSLSWQQCLIVAWANFKGAIMIGMDLTRAFPTVNLEYALKEQFIRLGTLFLVQVLNTTTLPKLMSMLGLVALSDVERASMNMVIVALRNTANSSTSFQRRDKKFSGADWKWVQMHTCIDNPYIGADEEDHAEQTETYMPARVYKNAAARKASCSIVRLQKVCCNKQYEDGMIHSKTRGKILAALQYPMEKEIYLDYSMMKPFVTVPDWIYGLKDLVQRFAGNEAIEKRQYRSIRSSRSRTDDDDEEKEQVSLLSAMLKEGWYHAIIGFIALGFVLLLSGLALFLLKKRADPSQHELLLSIITSVQGAYVLLYSIEMVLLVYTVGMLHVGKDIWKQLDVIMYFLVVTEFVLISMASVTSGGKPDTAYTSFLQISFITLISCRIVKTLQKRVVLFLWIWDLLDGLLNRKLFYAYDLSWAYITAEDEAMNKVSRFVATPQLAAAIRENSGYNKLETLKNVVDIQQRYPNIEVATKTRQAARRILNKALDGLRELHEGGLLDDKQFGLLFSNLSWMIQRADGMPTNVAVGNTAFNTMLSVPWLTRDVVPRLLNSFYQYLKEGELLVEKNNMHDCVFIICSGIVRVSGCNEEPWANPVQLANSDSTHFYFCEGSFQDYLVAPDALGLLGFLTSRPSVCQCVCETDVEMCCIPMEEMTSLVEQHPEAPNLVYRMWFSVAIRIGLAVLVNQKRYQVLDVPELLDILLHQQAGLHECREESGHQNDSHQPETRHQTLANRVRLAPTRHGCDERAR, via the exons ATGAATTCCCTGATCGGCCAGGAAGGCGAGGTCGAGTTCAGCCTGCACGACAGGCAGGTCAGCATGATCATCATCCTCCTGGTGGCCGTAGTGGCCGGCGTGTGCCGCGCGCTGCGACGCTTCGTGAATATCCCCGTCGTGGCCGTGGTCGTGGCGCTAGGCTTCGGCACGGGCCGCCTCGTCGGCGGCTACAACCTCAAGGAGAAAGTGCTTCCGGTCACCGACCTGCACATCCGGGAGCTGCTGTTCCTCTACCTTCCCGTGCTCGCGTACACCGGCTCGATCAACCTGCGCGGCCACCTGTTCAGGCAGTGCTTCTGGCAGTGCGTGCTGCTTGGCTTCGGGGGCCTGCTGTTCAGCACCCTGCTCTTCATGCTGTACATGTCGGGCACGCGGGACGCCGAGAAGCAGCACCTGGCCGAGACGGTGCTGATCAGCCTGCTCACGTGCTGCCCCGAGCTGATGTTCGTGTCGGACATGAACGCGCTCTCGTCGGCCCGCTCGCACATCCTCGAGACCATCATCATGGGCGAGCCGCTGGTTGGAGCCACCGTGCTCTGGATGGCCTACCGGTTCAGCACGCTGCCCGAGAAGCTGACTATTTACGGCTTCCTAAAGACGGTCACGTGCACACTGCTCGTCGGGCCACTGGTTGGCAAGTGTATCGGTCATGCGCTCGCGATGGCCATGATATCGCTGGCGCAGGACCTGCCCGTCTCATTCGTGGTGAGCGCGATCAGCGTGATCGCGACGTGGGCCTTCTCCGAGCAGTTTATGCACGGCGCTGGTATCAGCACAATCATCTCGATGGGGATCGCCACCAGCGCTCACTCAGCGGCCACTGTGTACAACCCTGTCGCGCTCAAGAAGTTCTGGATGCTCATCAGATACGGCTACAACGTCGTCGTCATTTTCCTGTCGGCTTATCGGATCGGCCGAGACACGCGTGAGTACCTTAGCTGGCACGAGATAATGAGCCCGGTCAACGCGTACGTTGCGAAGATCGGCGTCCGATTCGTGACCATCATCGTGCTGTATCCGCTGCTGGTATCCGTGGGCTATAGCCTCAGTTGGCAGCAATGCTTGATTGTGGCCTGGGCGAACTTCAAGGGTGCCATAATGATCGGCATGGACTTGACAAGGGCTTTCCCGACCGTCAATCTCGAGTACGCTCTTAAGGAACAGTTCATTCGCCTGGGCACGCTATTTCTTGTGCAAGTCCTCAACACCACTACGCTCCCTAAACTCATGTCGATGCTGGGGCTCGTGGCGCTATCGGACGTGGAAAGGGCCAGTATGAACATGGTTATAGTTGCGCTTCGCAACACCGCAAATTCGTCGACTAGCTTTCAGCGGCGCGACAAAAAGTTCTCTGGTGCCGACTGGAAGTGGGTTCAAATGCACACGTGCATCGACAACCCGTATATTGGAGCCGATGAAGAAGATCATGCCGAACAGACAGAGACTTACATGCCCGCTCGCGTCTACAAGAATGCTGCTGCAAGAAAGGCCAGCTGCTCCATCGTAAGGCTCCAGAAAGTCTGCTGCAACAAACAATATGAAGACGGCATGATTCACAGCAAAACGAGGGGCAAAATTCTGGCCGCCCTGCAGTATCCCATGGAAAAGGAAATCTACCTGGATTATAGCATGATGAAGCCATTCGTGACCGTCCCCGACTGGATCTACGGGCTCAAGGACTTGGTGCAGCGATTCGCCGGTAACGAGGCCATCGAGAAGCGCCAATATCGATCGATACGTTCCAGCCGCTCGCGCAcagacgacgacgatgaggaaAAGGAGCAGGTCAGCTTGCTCTCTGCCATGCTCAAAGAAGGCTGGTACCACGCCATAATTGGGTTCATCGCTTTGGGTTTCGTCTTGCTCCTCAGTGGCCTGGCTCTGTTCCTGCTCAAAAAGCGTGCGGACCCATCACAACACGAGCTGCTCCTATCGATCATCACCTCTGTGCAGGGCGCCTACGTGCTGCTCTACTCGATTGAGATGGTGCTTCTAGTGTACACCGTTGGCATGCTGCACGTGGGCAAGGATATATGGAAGCAGCTTGACGTTATCATGTATTTTCTGGTAGTCACGGAGTTCGTGCTCATCAGTATGGCATCCGTGACCAGCGGCGGCAAGCCTGACACCGCTTACACCAGCTTCCTGCAGATAAGCTTCATCACTCTTATCTCATGCCGGATCGTGAAGACGCTGCAGAAGCGCGTCGTGCTCTTCCTGTGGATATGGGACCTGCTGGATGGGCTGCTGAACCGCAAGCTGTTCTACGCGTACGACCTGAGCTGGGCCTACATCACGGCAGAGGACGAGGCCATGAACAAGGTGTCCCGTTTCGTCGCCACGCCGCAGTTGGCAGCCGCCATACGTGAGAACAGCGGCTACAACAAGCTGGAGACGCTCAAGAACGTCGTGGACATTCAGCAGCGCTACCCCAACATCGAAGTGGCGACCAAGACGCGCCAGGCGGCGCGCAGAATCCTCAACAAGGCGCTCGATGGCCTCAGAGAGCTGCACGAAGGGGGCCTGTTGGACGACAAGCAGTTCGGCCTGCTCTTCTCCAACCTCTCCTGGATGATCCAGCGCGCCGACGGCATGCCCACCAACGTGGCCGTGGGCAACACGGCGTTCAACACGATGCTGAGCGTGCCGTGGCTCACGCGCGATGTGGTGCCGCGGCTGCTCAATTCCTTCTACCAGTACCTGAAAGAAGGCGAGCTGCTTGTCGAAAAGAACAACATGCACGACTGCGTCTTCATCATCTGCTCGGGGATCGTCCGGGTGAGCGGCTGCAACGAGGAGCCTTGGGCGAACCCCGTCCAGCTCGCCAACTCGGACTCTACGCATTTCTACTTCTGCGAGGGCTCCTTCCAGGACTACCTCGTAGCACCGGACGCGCTCGGGCTGCTGGGCTTCCTGACGTCCAGGCCGTCGGTGTGCCAGTGCGTGTGCGAGACGGACGTCGAGATGTGCTGCATCCCCATGGAGGAGATGACGTCGCTGGTCGAGCAGCACCCGGAGGCGCCGAACCTGGTGTACCGCATGTGGTTCAGTGTCGCCATCCGCATCGGTCTCGCCGTGCTCGTCAACCAGAAGCGGTACCAG GTCCTCGATGTCCCAGAGCTTCTCGACATCCTGCTTCACCAGCAAGCTGGCCTTCATGAATGCCGTGAAGAAAGTGGTCACCAGAATGACTCCCATCAGCCAGAAACACGTCACCAGACGCTGGCTAACAGGGTTCGGCTTGCTCCAACGAGGCACGGCTGCGACGAAAGAGCAAGGTGA
- the LOC135908461 gene encoding sperm-specific sodium:proton exchanger-like isoform X1: MNSLIGQEGEVEFSLHDRQVSMIIILLVAVVAGVCRALRRFVNIPVVAVVVALGFGTGRLVGGYNLKEKVLPVTDLHIRELLFLYLPVLAYTGSINLRGHLFRQCFWQCVLLGFGGLLFSTLLFMLYMSGTRDAEKQHLAETVLISLLTCCPELMFVSDMNALSSARSHILETIIMGEPLVGATVLWMAYRFSTLPEKLTIYGFLKTVTCTLLVGPLVGKCIGHALAMAMISLAQDLPVSFVVSAISVIATWAFSEQFMHGAGISTIISMGIATSAHSAATVYNPVALKKFWMLIRYGYNVVVIFLSAYRIGRDTREYLSWHEIMSPVNAYVAKIGVRFVTIIVLYPLLVSVGYSLSWQQCLIVAWANFKGAIMIGMDLTRAFPTVNLEYALKEQFIRLGTLFLVQVLNTTTLPKLMSMLGLVALSDVERASMNMVIVALRNTANSSTSFQRRDKKFSGADWKWVQMHTCIDNPYIGADEEDHAEQTETYMPARVYKNAAARKASCSIVRLQKVCCNKQYEDGMIHSKTRGKILAALQYPMEKEIYLDYSMMKPFVTVPDWIYGLKDLVQRFAGNEAIEKRQYRSIRSSRSRTDDDDEEKEQVSLLSAMLKEGWYHAIIGFIALGFVLLLSGLALFLLKKRADPSQHELLLSIITSVQGAYVLLYSIEMVLLVYTVGMLHVGKDIWKQLDVIMYFLVVTEFVLISMASVTSGGKPDTAYTSFLQISFITLISCRIVKTLQKRVVLFLWIWDLLDGLLNRKLFYAYDLSWAYITAEDEAMNKVSRFVATPQLAAAIRENSGYNKLETLKNVVDIQQRYPNIEVATKTRQAARRILNKALDGLRELHEGGLLDDKQFGLLFSNLSWMIQRADGMPTNVAVGNTAFNTMLSVPWLTRDVVPRLLNSFYQYLKEGELLVEKNNMHDCVFIICSGIVRVSGCNEEPWANPVQLANSDSTHFYFCEGSFQDYLVAPDALGLLGFLTSRPSVCQCVCETDVEMCCIPMEEMTSLVEQHPEAPNLVYRMWFSVAIRIGLAVLVNQKRYQEWTHDKLKRFLENGIMPNLYYAIDFSLDEAVLDVILVQGVVQCSKTQELYTGPSYIPSAVREMTLPGIPADRARPVMLITTMMRYHLPSDLDWFHQPLTHYDYKKQRAVSMAVVRTS, translated from the exons ATGAATTCCCTGATCGGCCAGGAAGGCGAGGTCGAGTTCAGCCTGCACGACAGGCAGGTCAGCATGATCATCATCCTCCTGGTGGCCGTAGTGGCCGGCGTGTGCCGCGCGCTGCGACGCTTCGTGAATATCCCCGTCGTGGCCGTGGTCGTGGCGCTAGGCTTCGGCACGGGCCGCCTCGTCGGCGGCTACAACCTCAAGGAGAAAGTGCTTCCGGTCACCGACCTGCACATCCGGGAGCTGCTGTTCCTCTACCTTCCCGTGCTCGCGTACACCGGCTCGATCAACCTGCGCGGCCACCTGTTCAGGCAGTGCTTCTGGCAGTGCGTGCTGCTTGGCTTCGGGGGCCTGCTGTTCAGCACCCTGCTCTTCATGCTGTACATGTCGGGCACGCGGGACGCCGAGAAGCAGCACCTGGCCGAGACGGTGCTGATCAGCCTGCTCACGTGCTGCCCCGAGCTGATGTTCGTGTCGGACATGAACGCGCTCTCGTCGGCCCGCTCGCACATCCTCGAGACCATCATCATGGGCGAGCCGCTGGTTGGAGCCACCGTGCTCTGGATGGCCTACCGGTTCAGCACGCTGCCCGAGAAGCTGACTATTTACGGCTTCCTAAAGACGGTCACGTGCACACTGCTCGTCGGGCCACTGGTTGGCAAGTGTATCGGTCATGCGCTCGCGATGGCCATGATATCGCTGGCGCAGGACCTGCCCGTCTCATTCGTGGTGAGCGCGATCAGCGTGATCGCGACGTGGGCCTTCTCCGAGCAGTTTATGCACGGCGCTGGTATCAGCACAATCATCTCGATGGGGATCGCCACCAGCGCTCACTCAGCGGCCACTGTGTACAACCCTGTCGCGCTCAAGAAGTTCTGGATGCTCATCAGATACGGCTACAACGTCGTCGTCATTTTCCTGTCGGCTTATCGGATCGGCCGAGACACGCGTGAGTACCTTAGCTGGCACGAGATAATGAGCCCGGTCAACGCGTACGTTGCGAAGATCGGCGTCCGATTCGTGACCATCATCGTGCTGTATCCGCTGCTGGTATCCGTGGGCTATAGCCTCAGTTGGCAGCAATGCTTGATTGTGGCCTGGGCGAACTTCAAGGGTGCCATAATGATCGGCATGGACTTGACAAGGGCTTTCCCGACCGTCAATCTCGAGTACGCTCTTAAGGAACAGTTCATTCGCCTGGGCACGCTATTTCTTGTGCAAGTCCTCAACACCACTACGCTCCCTAAACTCATGTCGATGCTGGGGCTCGTGGCGCTATCGGACGTGGAAAGGGCCAGTATGAACATGGTTATAGTTGCGCTTCGCAACACCGCAAATTCGTCGACTAGCTTTCAGCGGCGCGACAAAAAGTTCTCTGGTGCCGACTGGAAGTGGGTTCAAATGCACACGTGCATCGACAACCCGTATATTGGAGCCGATGAAGAAGATCATGCCGAACAGACAGAGACTTACATGCCCGCTCGCGTCTACAAGAATGCTGCTGCAAGAAAGGCCAGCTGCTCCATCGTAAGGCTCCAGAAAGTCTGCTGCAACAAACAATATGAAGACGGCATGATTCACAGCAAAACGAGGGGCAAAATTCTGGCCGCCCTGCAGTATCCCATGGAAAAGGAAATCTACCTGGATTATAGCATGATGAAGCCATTCGTGACCGTCCCCGACTGGATCTACGGGCTCAAGGACTTGGTGCAGCGATTCGCCGGTAACGAGGCCATCGAGAAGCGCCAATATCGATCGATACGTTCCAGCCGCTCGCGCAcagacgacgacgatgaggaaAAGGAGCAGGTCAGCTTGCTCTCTGCCATGCTCAAAGAAGGCTGGTACCACGCCATAATTGGGTTCATCGCTTTGGGTTTCGTCTTGCTCCTCAGTGGCCTGGCTCTGTTCCTGCTCAAAAAGCGTGCGGACCCATCACAACACGAGCTGCTCCTATCGATCATCACCTCTGTGCAGGGCGCCTACGTGCTGCTCTACTCGATTGAGATGGTGCTTCTAGTGTACACCGTTGGCATGCTGCACGTGGGCAAGGATATATGGAAGCAGCTTGACGTTATCATGTATTTTCTGGTAGTCACGGAGTTCGTGCTCATCAGTATGGCATCCGTGACCAGCGGCGGCAAGCCTGACACCGCTTACACCAGCTTCCTGCAGATAAGCTTCATCACTCTTATCTCATGCCGGATCGTGAAGACGCTGCAGAAGCGCGTCGTGCTCTTCCTGTGGATATGGGACCTGCTGGATGGGCTGCTGAACCGCAAGCTGTTCTACGCGTACGACCTGAGCTGGGCCTACATCACGGCAGAGGACGAGGCCATGAACAAGGTGTCCCGTTTCGTCGCCACGCCGCAGTTGGCAGCCGCCATACGTGAGAACAGCGGCTACAACAAGCTGGAGACGCTCAAGAACGTCGTGGACATTCAGCAGCGCTACCCCAACATCGAAGTGGCGACCAAGACGCGCCAGGCGGCGCGCAGAATCCTCAACAAGGCGCTCGATGGCCTCAGAGAGCTGCACGAAGGGGGCCTGTTGGACGACAAGCAGTTCGGCCTGCTCTTCTCCAACCTCTCCTGGATGATCCAGCGCGCCGACGGCATGCCCACCAACGTGGCCGTGGGCAACACGGCGTTCAACACGATGCTGAGCGTGCCGTGGCTCACGCGCGATGTGGTGCCGCGGCTGCTCAATTCCTTCTACCAGTACCTGAAAGAAGGCGAGCTGCTTGTCGAAAAGAACAACATGCACGACTGCGTCTTCATCATCTGCTCGGGGATCGTCCGGGTGAGCGGCTGCAACGAGGAGCCTTGGGCGAACCCCGTCCAGCTCGCCAACTCGGACTCTACGCATTTCTACTTCTGCGAGGGCTCCTTCCAGGACTACCTCGTAGCACCGGACGCGCTCGGGCTGCTGGGCTTCCTGACGTCCAGGCCGTCGGTGTGCCAGTGCGTGTGCGAGACGGACGTCGAGATGTGCTGCATCCCCATGGAGGAGATGACGTCGCTGGTCGAGCAGCACCCGGAGGCGCCGAACCTGGTGTACCGCATGTGGTTCAGTGTCGCCATCCGCATCGGTCTCGCCGTGCTCGTCAACCAGAAGCGGTACCAG GAGTGGACGCACGACAAGCTGAAGCGCTTCCTGGAGAACGGCATCATGCCCAACTTGTATTACGCCATCGACTTCTCGCTCGACGAGGCCGTGCTGGACGTGATACTGGTCCAGGGCGTGGTCCAGTGCTCCAAGACGCAGGAGCTCTACACCGGCCCCTCGTACATCCCCAGCGCCGTGCGCGAGATGACCCTGCCGGGCATCCCCGCCGATCGGGCGCGACCCGTAATGCTGATCACCACGATGATGCGCTACCACCTGCCGAGCGACCTCGACTGGTTCCACCAGCCGCTCACGCACTACGACTACAAGAAGCAGCGCGCCGTCTCCATGGCCGTCGTCAGAACCAGCTAG